The Pseudanabaena yagii GIHE-NHR1 genome segment AAGAGGCTTCGACTCCGCTCAGCCAACGTATATAGATGGCTGAGCGGAGTCGAAGCCCTATTTTTTATTTGAATTATCTATAAATAGAGTTGTGGCTCGTGCCACAACTCTATTTAGCGATTATGCTGTGGTCGTATAAGCCTGCATCATCAGTTGCTTAAGATCAGCAATCAAAGGATAGCGAGGATTTGCGCCAGTACATTGATCGTCAAAGGCCCGATCTGCCATTTCCTCCACATGGGATAGGAACAAGTCCGCACTCGTACCCTGTGCAATCAGTGCATCTTTAATCGTGGCAGGAATTTCCACTTGCCGCTTGAGATCTTCCACTGCTGCGATCAGATTTACCACTTTTTCCTCCTCCGTCTCGCCACCTAAACTGAGATAGTCCGCGATCCTTGCATAACGCCACTTGCTATTAGGATATTTATTTTGCGAGAAGATCGCTTGCTTGAAGGGCACATCGGTTGCATTGTAGCGAATCACATGGGAAATCATCAGGGCATTTGCTAAACCGTGGGGAATGTGACAAGTACCGCCCAACTGGTGCGCGATCGAGTGACAGACTCCTAAGAAAGCATTAGCAAAGGCAAGCCCTGCGATCGTTGCCGCGTAATGCACTTTTTCCCTTGCCTTGGGATCGTTAGCCCCATTTTTGTAAGCACTAGGCAGATATTTGAACAATAAGCGAATTGCTTCCAATGCTAAGCCATTGGTATATTCCGAAGCAAGGACAGACACATAGGCTTCAAGGGCATGGGTGAGCGCATCAATACCACCATAAGCAGTAAGGCGTTTAGGAATATTCAAAGTCAGCGAGGGATCGACGATCGCCATATTGGGTGTCAGCGCATAGTCAGCGAGAGGATACTTGATCCCTGTTTTCTCATCGGTGACAACGGCAAAGGGAGTTACTTCCGAACCTGTTCCCGATGTCGTAGGAATAGAGACCATAATGGCTTTTACGCCCAAGGGTGGCAATTCGTAAACGCGCTTGCGAATGTCCATGAAGCGCATAGCTAAACCTTCAAACTCAATCTCTGGATGTTCATACATCAACCACATCACCTTGGCGGCATCCATCGGCGAACCGCCACCAAAGGCAATAATCACATCAGGATTGAAGCTCTTGCAAATAGCTAAGCCCTTATTGACTGTGGCGAGAGAAGGATCAGGTTCGACATCGTAGAAGGTATAGTGGGCAATGCCAATTTCTTCTAAACTGTCGGTCACTTCTTTGGTTAAGCCCAATTCAAACAAAGGGCGATCGGTAACAATGAGAGCGCGTTTGCGATCCTTGAGATCGCGCAGAGCCACAGGCAAGCAACCAGATTTGAAATAAATCTTGGGGGGAATACGGAACCAGAGCATATTCTCGCGACGCTCGGCGGCAGTTTTGACATTGAGCAGATGATGGGGGGTGACGTTTGCCGAGACAGAGTTCCCGCCCCAACTGCCGCAACCAAGAGTCAACGAAGGATCA includes the following:
- the adhE gene encoding bifunctional acetaldehyde-CoA/alcohol dehydrogenase codes for the protein MARNKNEEYSQMKVTNVEELELLIQRVKIAQAEFANFTQEQVDRIFKQAALAANAARIPLAKAAVKESGMGVIEDKAIKNHFASEMIYNKYKNDKTCGVIESDKHFGYERIAEPVGILAGIVPVTNPTSTTIFKSLIALKTRNGIIFSPHPHAKECTIAAAKIVLEAAIAAGAPPDIIGWIDEPTVPLSQALMQHHDIKLILATGGPGMVKAAYSSGHPSIGVGAGNTPAIIDETAHIQMAVSSIILSKTFDNGTICASEQSVVVVDAIYDAVREEFIKRGAYFLNEQERDQVRQVILTDGRLNAAIVGQSVAAIAQIAGFEIPDNTRVLIGEVEAINKNEPFAYEKLSPILAMYHANDFHDAVDKAEALVLFGGHGHTSVLYTAPNNQDHIRYFEHKLETSRVLINTPSSQGAIGDLYNFRLDPSLTLGCGSWGGNSVSANVTPHHLLNVKTAAERRENMLWFRIPPKIYFKSGCLPVALRDLKDRKRALIVTDRPLFELGLTKEVTDSLEEIGIAHYTFYDVEPDPSLATVNKGLAICKSFNPDVIIAFGGGSPMDAAKVMWLMYEHPEIEFEGLAMRFMDIRKRVYELPPLGVKAIMVSIPTTSGTGSEVTPFAVVTDEKTGIKYPLADYALTPNMAIVDPSLTLNIPKRLTAYGGIDALTHALEAYVSVLASEYTNGLALEAIRLLFKYLPSAYKNGANDPKAREKVHYAATIAGLAFANAFLGVCHSIAHQLGGTCHIPHGLANALMISHVIRYNATDVPFKQAIFSQNKYPNSKWRYARIADYLSLGGETEEEKVVNLIAAVEDLKRQVEIPATIKDALIAQGTSADLFLSHVEEMADRAFDDQCTGANPRYPLIADLKQLMMQAYTTTA